A region from the Arvicola amphibius chromosome 12, mArvAmp1.2, whole genome shotgun sequence genome encodes:
- the Saxo2 gene encoding stabilizer of axonemal microtubules 2 isoform X2, producing the protein MRNWCLCQICTCGSDYRPYEVVKPPRHIPEEYKPKQGKIDLGTTYQRDFNPFKVQPVLKVRPVERQPIKKGKLDTVPTYKDDYRSWEIQKCELCKPEETYHPPDVKFGNSTTFQDDYVPREIKPRQSFKPCSAVKCPVGPFDGDTSHRRDYVPHQLEVKFERPKEVYKPTEQPFEDLTTHRNDFQGFTGETAKICRPAYTRVTQNVPFSGSTEFRDSFQPWEIPPPKVKEVAEYVPPQGSMQLSSTSHLDYVPYQASRVVAIKPVSHRRKSSFPFQGKSTMKEDFQAWESCRQGLIKQQQQIPNPSGKFDGLSTFRSHFVPHELIPVESCKPLNATVKSSVPLDDVTMYSIQYTPKKQEICPASYPSPPGYVFENTNSQGHKFFRKVIPAVKAF; encoded by the exons ATGAGGAACTGGTGTCTGTGTCAGATTTGCACCTGCGG gTCAGATTATCGTCCCTACGAAGTAGTCAAACCACCTCGCCACATACCGGAAGAATATAAACCCAAACAGGGGAAAATTGATCTTGGTACTACCTACCAGCGagattttaatcctttcaaagtACAGCCTGTGCTAAAGGTCCGGCCTGTGGAAAGACAACCAATTAAAAAGGGAAAGCTGGACACTGTCCCAACTTACAAAG ATGACTATAGATCTTGGGAGATTCAGAAATGTGAACTGTGCAAACCAGAGGAAACTTACCATCCCCCAGATGTGAAATTCGGAAACTCAACTACATTTCAGGATGACTATGTTCCCCGAGAGATAAAGCCAAGGCAAAGCTTTAAGCCCTGCTCTGCAGTCAAGTGTCCTGTAGGCCCCTTTGATGGCGATACAAGTCATCGCCGAGATTATGTACCTCATCAGCTCGAAGTCAAGTTCGAAAGACCAAAAGAAGTTTATAAGCCTACTGAGCAGCCTTTTGAGGATCTTACCACTCACCGGAATGACTTTCAGGGATTTACTGGAGAAACTGCAAAAATCTGCAGACCTGCCTACACAAGAGTAACCCAAAATGTTCCCTTCAGTGGGAGCACTGAATTCCGTGACAGTTTCCAACCATGGGAAATCCCACCACCCAAAGTCAAGGAAGTAGCCGAATATGTGCCCCCTCAAGGAAGCATGCAGCTGAGCAGCACCAGCCACCTGGACTATGTTCCCTACCAGGCCAGCCGTGTTGTTGCCATCAAGCCGGtttctcacagaagaaaaagcagTTTTCCTTTCCAAGGAAAAAGCACCATGAAGGAAGATTTCCAAGCATGGGAAAGTTGTCGTCAAGGGCTTATTAAGCAGCAGCAACAGATTCCCAACCCATCCGGGAAATTTGATGGTTTGAGCACTTTCCGATCTCACTTTGTGCCCCATGAGTTGATCCCAGTAGAGAGCTGCAAACCTTTAAATGCTACTGTGAAGAGCTCAGTTCCACTTGATGATGTCACCATGTATTCCATACAGTACACACCGAAGAAACAGGAAATCTGCCCGGCTAGTTATCCTTCTCCTCCAGGttatgtatttgaaaatacaAATTCCCAAGGACATAAGTTCTTTCGCAAGGTAATTCCTGCAGTGAAGGCCTTTTAG
- the Saxo2 gene encoding stabilizer of axonemal microtubules 2 isoform X1, which yields MRNWCLCQICTCGRHRCLHGTTRIYEHSGISCPTTEYLEKYPKYGNVLPPQSLKPKQEFQAYRGKVEGVTTFKSDYRPYEVVKPPRHIPEEYKPKQGKIDLGTTYQRDFNPFKVQPVLKVRPVERQPIKKGKLDTVPTYKDDYRSWEIQKCELCKPEETYHPPDVKFGNSTTFQDDYVPREIKPRQSFKPCSAVKCPVGPFDGDTSHRRDYVPHQLEVKFERPKEVYKPTEQPFEDLTTHRNDFQGFTGETAKICRPAYTRVTQNVPFSGSTEFRDSFQPWEIPPPKVKEVAEYVPPQGSMQLSSTSHLDYVPYQASRVVAIKPVSHRRKSSFPFQGKSTMKEDFQAWESCRQGLIKQQQQIPNPSGKFDGLSTFRSHFVPHELIPVESCKPLNATVKSSVPLDDVTMYSIQYTPKKQEICPASYPSPPGYVFENTNSQGHKFFRKVIPAVKAF from the exons ATGAGGAACTGGTGTCTGTGTCAGATTTGCACCTGCGG GCGGCATCGTTGTCTGCATGGAACCACGCGGATTTATGAACATTCTGGCATATCTTGCCCCACAACGGAGTATCTcgaaaaatatccaaaatatggCAACGTTCTTCCACCTCAGAGTCTTAAACCCAAGCAAGAATTTCAGGCATACCGTGGTAAAGTGGAAGGAGTAACTACATTTAA gTCAGATTATCGTCCCTACGAAGTAGTCAAACCACCTCGCCACATACCGGAAGAATATAAACCCAAACAGGGGAAAATTGATCTTGGTACTACCTACCAGCGagattttaatcctttcaaagtACAGCCTGTGCTAAAGGTCCGGCCTGTGGAAAGACAACCAATTAAAAAGGGAAAGCTGGACACTGTCCCAACTTACAAAG ATGACTATAGATCTTGGGAGATTCAGAAATGTGAACTGTGCAAACCAGAGGAAACTTACCATCCCCCAGATGTGAAATTCGGAAACTCAACTACATTTCAGGATGACTATGTTCCCCGAGAGATAAAGCCAAGGCAAAGCTTTAAGCCCTGCTCTGCAGTCAAGTGTCCTGTAGGCCCCTTTGATGGCGATACAAGTCATCGCCGAGATTATGTACCTCATCAGCTCGAAGTCAAGTTCGAAAGACCAAAAGAAGTTTATAAGCCTACTGAGCAGCCTTTTGAGGATCTTACCACTCACCGGAATGACTTTCAGGGATTTACTGGAGAAACTGCAAAAATCTGCAGACCTGCCTACACAAGAGTAACCCAAAATGTTCCCTTCAGTGGGAGCACTGAATTCCGTGACAGTTTCCAACCATGGGAAATCCCACCACCCAAAGTCAAGGAAGTAGCCGAATATGTGCCCCCTCAAGGAAGCATGCAGCTGAGCAGCACCAGCCACCTGGACTATGTTCCCTACCAGGCCAGCCGTGTTGTTGCCATCAAGCCGGtttctcacagaagaaaaagcagTTTTCCTTTCCAAGGAAAAAGCACCATGAAGGAAGATTTCCAAGCATGGGAAAGTTGTCGTCAAGGGCTTATTAAGCAGCAGCAACAGATTCCCAACCCATCCGGGAAATTTGATGGTTTGAGCACTTTCCGATCTCACTTTGTGCCCCATGAGTTGATCCCAGTAGAGAGCTGCAAACCTTTAAATGCTACTGTGAAGAGCTCAGTTCCACTTGATGATGTCACCATGTATTCCATACAGTACACACCGAAGAAACAGGAAATCTGCCCGGCTAGTTATCCTTCTCCTCCAGGttatgtatttgaaaatacaAATTCCCAAGGACATAAGTTCTTTCGCAAGGTAATTCCTGCAGTGAAGGCCTTTTAG